One segment of Rattus norvegicus strain BN/NHsdMcwi chromosome 16, GRCr8, whole genome shotgun sequence DNA contains the following:
- the Ankrd37 gene encoding ankyrin repeat domain-containing protein 37, with amino-acid sequence MLLLSCNLEEDGLKNLLETGASVNAPPDPQEQSPVHLAAGGGLACFLLWQLQTGADLNQQDVLGETPLHKAAKVGSLECLSLLVASDVRIDLCNKNGQTAEDLAWSCGFPECARFLTMIKCTQTAKSSREHPEGDPYAPVLRQKRSFRTMESRVLKRKC; translated from the exons ATGCTGTTGCTTAGCTGCAACTTGGAG GAGGATGGCCTTAAGAATTTGCTGGAGACAGGAGCATCAGTCAACGCACCCCCGGATCCTCAAGAGCAGTCGCCTGTTCACCTAGCTGCAGGTGGCGgccttgcttgctttcttctctggCAGCTGCAAACGGGTGCTGACCTCAACCAACAG GATGTGTTGGGAGAAACTCCACTCCACAAGGCAGCCAAAGTTGGAAGCCTAGAGTGCCTTAGCCTCCTGGTGGCCAGTGATGTCCGGATTGA CTTATGTAATAAAAATGGGCAAACAGCTGAAGATCTTGCTTGGTCATGTGGCTTTCCAGAATGTGCCAGGTTTCTAACAATGATTAAATGTACGCAGACAGCAAAATCCTCACGTGAGCACCCCGAGGGTGACCCCTATGCTCCTGTGCTGAGACAGAAGCGGAGTTTCAGAACTATGGAGAGCAGAGTGTTGAAGAGAAAGTGTTG A
- the Ufsp2 gene encoding ufm1-specific protease 2 isoform X3 — translation MKKKDKKLTDMQQIVNIDLMLEISTPLGAVTPIIERENEEHHYINMSLPIDAVVSVAPEETWGKVRKLLVDAILNQLVDVEKCILRYMKGTSIVVPEPLHFLLPGGKNLVTVLYPSGIPDDQLQAYRKELHDLFKLPHDRPYLKRINAYHFPDELYKDGYIRNPHAYLSPPNIEGSMICMVQGTYAYHHYMQNRVDDNGWGCAYRSLQTVCSWFRHQGYTERAIPTHREIQQALVDAGDKPATFVGSRQWIGSIEVQLVLNQLIGVTSKILFVNQGSEMASQGRELANHFQNVGTPVMIGGGVLAHTILGVAWNETTGQIKFLILDPHYTGAEDLQVILEKGWCGWKGPDFWNKDAYYNLCLPQRPNAL, via the exons atgaaaaagaaagacaaaaagttaACCGACATG CAACAAATAGTAAATATAGACCTCATGCTGGAAATATCGACCCCTCTGGGAGCCGTAACCCCCATCATCGAAAGGGAAAACGAAGAACACCACTACATTAATATGAGCTTGCCAATCGATGCGGTTGTGTCCGTTGCTCCAGAGGAAACATGGGGAAA AGTGCGCAAACTTCTAGTGGATGCAATTCTTAATCAGCTAGTTGATGTGGAAAAATGCATCTTGAGATATATGAAAGGAACATCTATTGTGGTCCCTGAACCACTGCACTTTCTATTGCCAGGGGGAAAGAATCTCGTAACAGTTTTATATCCATCCGGAATCCCAGATGATCAGCTACAAGCCTATAGAAAG GAGTTACATGATCTCTTCAAATTGCCTCATGacagaccttatctcaaaaggaTTAATGCTTATCACTTTCCGGATGAACTATATAAAGATGGCTATATTAGAAATCCGCATGCTTACCTGAGCCCACCTAACATAGAGGGTAGTATG ATTTGCATGGTCCAGGGCACTTACGCCTATCATCACTACATGCAAAATCGGGTGGACGACAACGGCTGGGGCTGTGCTTACAGGTCACTACAGACGGTCTGCTCATGGTTCAGACatcagggttacacagaaaggGCCATTCCAACACACAGGGAAATCCAGCAG GCTCTAGTTGATGCCGGTGAcaaaccagcaacatttgttggaTCACGGCAATGGATCGGGTCTATTGAAGTGCAGCTGGTACTAAACCAACTGATCGGTGTAACTTCCAAAATACTGTTTGTCAA tcaAGGTTCAGAAATGGCTTCTCAAGGACGGGAACTAGCCAACCATTTCCAGAATGTGGGCACTCCAGTAATGATTG GGGGAGGAGTATTGGCTCACACAATACTAGGAGTCGCATGGAATGAAACTACAGGGCAGATCAAATTCCTAATTCTAGACCCACACTATACAGGTGCTGAAGACCTGCAAGTTATATTGGAAAAG GGCTGGTGTGGATGGAAGGGTCCAGACTTTTGGAACAAGGATGCATACTACAACTTATGCCTTCCTCAACGACCAAATGCTCTTTAA
- the Ufsp2 gene encoding ufm1-specific protease 2 isoform X2, whose protein sequence is MDILFRIRGGFDLAFQLAPPKDALVFRICNSSVYLWPNSDANTGELTDSSACKSVVDLIQFDQEEDTKRKFMKKKDKKLTDMQQIVNIDLMLEISTPLGAVTPIIERENEEHHYINMSLPIDAVVSVAPEETWGKVRKLLVDAILNQLVDVEKCILRYMKGTSIVVPEPLHFLLPGGKNLVTVLYPSGIPDDQLQAYRKELHDLFKLPHDRPYLKRINAYHFPDELYKDGYIRNPHAYLSPPNIEGSMICMVQGTYAYHHYMQNRVDDNGWGCAYRSLQTVCSWFRHQGYTERAIPTHREIQQALVDAGDKPATFVGSRQWIGSIEVQLVLNQLIGVTSKILFVNQGSEMASQGRELANHFQNVGTPVMIGGGVLAHTILGVAWNETTGQIKFLILDPHYTGAEDLQVILEKGWCGWKGPDFWNKDAYYNLCLPQRPNAL, encoded by the exons ATGGATATCCTCTTCAGAATAAGAGGTGGTTTCGATCTGGCTTTTCAGCTGGCGCCTCCTAAAG ATGCTCTTGTGTTCAGAATTTGCAACAGCTCTGTGTACCTCTGGCCGAACAGTGACGCAAACACGGGAGAACTGACTGACAGCTCTGCCTGTAAGAGTGTAGTGGACCTCATTCA ATTTGATCAAGAGGAGGATACAAAGCGAAAATTcatgaaaaagaaagacaaaaagttaACCGACATG CAACAAATAGTAAATATAGACCTCATGCTGGAAATATCGACCCCTCTGGGAGCCGTAACCCCCATCATCGAAAGGGAAAACGAAGAACACCACTACATTAATATGAGCTTGCCAATCGATGCGGTTGTGTCCGTTGCTCCAGAGGAAACATGGGGAAA AGTGCGCAAACTTCTAGTGGATGCAATTCTTAATCAGCTAGTTGATGTGGAAAAATGCATCTTGAGATATATGAAAGGAACATCTATTGTGGTCCCTGAACCACTGCACTTTCTATTGCCAGGGGGAAAGAATCTCGTAACAGTTTTATATCCATCCGGAATCCCAGATGATCAGCTACAAGCCTATAGAAAG GAGTTACATGATCTCTTCAAATTGCCTCATGacagaccttatctcaaaaggaTTAATGCTTATCACTTTCCGGATGAACTATATAAAGATGGCTATATTAGAAATCCGCATGCTTACCTGAGCCCACCTAACATAGAGGGTAGTATG ATTTGCATGGTCCAGGGCACTTACGCCTATCATCACTACATGCAAAATCGGGTGGACGACAACGGCTGGGGCTGTGCTTACAGGTCACTACAGACGGTCTGCTCATGGTTCAGACatcagggttacacagaaaggGCCATTCCAACACACAGGGAAATCCAGCAG GCTCTAGTTGATGCCGGTGAcaaaccagcaacatttgttggaTCACGGCAATGGATCGGGTCTATTGAAGTGCAGCTGGTACTAAACCAACTGATCGGTGTAACTTCCAAAATACTGTTTGTCAA tcaAGGTTCAGAAATGGCTTCTCAAGGACGGGAACTAGCCAACCATTTCCAGAATGTGGGCACTCCAGTAATGATTG GGGGAGGAGTATTGGCTCACACAATACTAGGAGTCGCATGGAATGAAACTACAGGGCAGATCAAATTCCTAATTCTAGACCCACACTATACAGGTGCTGAAGACCTGCAAGTTATATTGGAAAAG GGCTGGTGTGGATGGAAGGGTCCAGACTTTTGGAACAAGGATGCATACTACAACTTATGCCTTCCTCAACGACCAAATGCTCTTTAA
- the Ankrd37 gene encoding ankyrin repeat domain-containing protein 37 isoform X3 — protein MIKCTQTAKSSREHPEGDPYAPVLRQKRSFRTMESRVLKRKC, from the exons ATGATTAAATGTACGCAGACAGCAAAATCCTCACGTGAGCACCCCGAGGGTGACCCCTATGCTCCTGTGCTGAGACAGAAGCGGAGTTTCAGAACTATGGAGAGCAGAGTGTTGAAGAGAAAGTGTTG A
- the Ankrd37 gene encoding ankyrin repeat domain-containing protein 37 isoform X2: MLLLSCNLEEDGLKNLLETGASVNAPPDPQEQSPVHLAAGGGLACFLLWQLQTGADLNQQDVLGETPLHKAAKVGSLECLSLLVASDVRIE; this comes from the exons ATGCTGTTGCTTAGCTGCAACTTGGAG GAGGATGGCCTTAAGAATTTGCTGGAGACAGGAGCATCAGTCAACGCACCCCCGGATCCTCAAGAGCAGTCGCCTGTTCACCTAGCTGCAGGTGGCGgccttgcttgctttcttctctggCAGCTGCAAACGGGTGCTGACCTCAACCAACAG GATGTGTTGGGAGAAACTCCACTCCACAAGGCAGCCAAAGTTGGAAGCCTAGAGTGCCTTAGCCTCCTGGTGGCCAGTGATGTCCGGATTGAGTGA
- the Ankrd37 gene encoding ankyrin repeat domain-containing protein 37 isoform X1 has translation MLLLSCNLEEDGLKNLLETGASVNAPPDPQEQSPVHLAAGGGLACFLLWQLQTGADLNQQDVLGETPLHKAAKVGSLECLSLLVASDVRIDLCNKNGQTAEDLAWSCGFPECARFLTMIKCTQTAKSSREHPEGDPYAPVLRQKRSFRTMESRVLKRKCW, from the exons ATGCTGTTGCTTAGCTGCAACTTGGAG GAGGATGGCCTTAAGAATTTGCTGGAGACAGGAGCATCAGTCAACGCACCCCCGGATCCTCAAGAGCAGTCGCCTGTTCACCTAGCTGCAGGTGGCGgccttgcttgctttcttctctggCAGCTGCAAACGGGTGCTGACCTCAACCAACAG GATGTGTTGGGAGAAACTCCACTCCACAAGGCAGCCAAAGTTGGAAGCCTAGAGTGCCTTAGCCTCCTGGTGGCCAGTGATGTCCGGATTGA CTTATGTAATAAAAATGGGCAAACAGCTGAAGATCTTGCTTGGTCATGTGGCTTTCCAGAATGTGCCAGGTTTCTAACAATGATTAAATGTACGCAGACAGCAAAATCCTCACGTGAGCACCCCGAGGGTGACCCCTATGCTCCTGTGCTGAGACAGAAGCGGAGTTTCAGAACTATGGAGAGCAGAGTGTTGAAGAGAAAGTGTTGGTAA
- the Ufsp2 gene encoding ufm1-specific protease 2 isoform X1, whose product MDILFRIRGGFDLAFQLAPPKEMFIKNALRQVLNDLTTKLSSDALVFRICNSSVYLWPNSDANTGELTDSSACKSVVDLIQFDQEEDTKRKFMKKKDKKLTDMQQIVNIDLMLEISTPLGAVTPIIERENEEHHYINMSLPIDAVVSVAPEETWGKVRKLLVDAILNQLVDVEKCILRYMKGTSIVVPEPLHFLLPGGKNLVTVLYPSGIPDDQLQAYRKELHDLFKLPHDRPYLKRINAYHFPDELYKDGYIRNPHAYLSPPNIEGSMICMVQGTYAYHHYMQNRVDDNGWGCAYRSLQTVCSWFRHQGYTERAIPTHREIQQALVDAGDKPATFVGSRQWIGSIEVQLVLNQLIGVTSKILFVNQGSEMASQGRELANHFQNVGTPVMIGGGVLAHTILGVAWNETTGQIKFLILDPHYTGAEDLQVILEKGWCGWKGPDFWNKDAYYNLCLPQRPNAL is encoded by the exons ATGGATATCCTCTTCAGAATAAGAGGTGGTTTCGATCTGGCTTTTCAGCTGGCGCCTCCTAAAG AAATGTTTATCAAGAATGCACTAAGACAGGTATTGAATGACCTGACTACCAAGCTCTCCTCAGATGCTCTTGTGTTCAGAATTTGCAACAGCTCTGTGTACCTCTGGCCGAACAGTGACGCAAACACGGGAGAACTGACTGACAGCTCTGCCTGTAAGAGTGTAGTGGACCTCATTCA ATTTGATCAAGAGGAGGATACAAAGCGAAAATTcatgaaaaagaaagacaaaaagttaACCGACATG CAACAAATAGTAAATATAGACCTCATGCTGGAAATATCGACCCCTCTGGGAGCCGTAACCCCCATCATCGAAAGGGAAAACGAAGAACACCACTACATTAATATGAGCTTGCCAATCGATGCGGTTGTGTCCGTTGCTCCAGAGGAAACATGGGGAAA AGTGCGCAAACTTCTAGTGGATGCAATTCTTAATCAGCTAGTTGATGTGGAAAAATGCATCTTGAGATATATGAAAGGAACATCTATTGTGGTCCCTGAACCACTGCACTTTCTATTGCCAGGGGGAAAGAATCTCGTAACAGTTTTATATCCATCCGGAATCCCAGATGATCAGCTACAAGCCTATAGAAAG GAGTTACATGATCTCTTCAAATTGCCTCATGacagaccttatctcaaaaggaTTAATGCTTATCACTTTCCGGATGAACTATATAAAGATGGCTATATTAGAAATCCGCATGCTTACCTGAGCCCACCTAACATAGAGGGTAGTATG ATTTGCATGGTCCAGGGCACTTACGCCTATCATCACTACATGCAAAATCGGGTGGACGACAACGGCTGGGGCTGTGCTTACAGGTCACTACAGACGGTCTGCTCATGGTTCAGACatcagggttacacagaaaggGCCATTCCAACACACAGGGAAATCCAGCAG GCTCTAGTTGATGCCGGTGAcaaaccagcaacatttgttggaTCACGGCAATGGATCGGGTCTATTGAAGTGCAGCTGGTACTAAACCAACTGATCGGTGTAACTTCCAAAATACTGTTTGTCAA tcaAGGTTCAGAAATGGCTTCTCAAGGACGGGAACTAGCCAACCATTTCCAGAATGTGGGCACTCCAGTAATGATTG GGGGAGGAGTATTGGCTCACACAATACTAGGAGTCGCATGGAATGAAACTACAGGGCAGATCAAATTCCTAATTCTAGACCCACACTATACAGGTGCTGAAGACCTGCAAGTTATATTGGAAAAG GGCTGGTGTGGATGGAAGGGTCCAGACTTTTGGAACAAGGATGCATACTACAACTTATGCCTTCCTCAACGACCAAATGCTCTTTAA